The Deinococcus malanensis nucleotide sequence GGCGCTGCGGGCACGCTACCCGGACGCGACCCATCACTGCTGGGCCTACCGGATCGGGGCGGCGTACCGCTTCAACGATGATGGCGAGCCCGGAGGCACGGCGGGCGCCCCGATCCTGAAAGCCATCGAGGGCCAGGGCGTGGACCACGTCATGGTGGTCGTCGTGCGCTTCTACGGCGGCGTGAAGCTGGGTACCGGCGGGCTGGTGCGCGCCTACGGGGGCGGCGCGGCCGAATGCCTGCGGACAGCGGCAAAGTTCGAGGTCCGGCCCCGGCAGGCGCTGCGGGTCAGCGTGGGCTTCGATCACCTCAGCACGCTGTACCACCAGCTGGGCCTGTTCGACACGGTACGCGGGGAGGAGGACTACACCGCCCAGGGCGTCACGCTGCCGGTGGAACTGTTCCCTGAGGACGTCCAGGCCTTCACGCAGGCCCTGCGCGACGCCACGCGCGGCGCGGCGGAAGTGGCGGAAGTCAGCCCGGCGTGAGCCCGCGCTCATCAGGTCACGCGCCCCTTTCTTCCCTACACTCAGCGCCGTGCAGCTGTCCATGGCCAACCTGAGCGCCGTCTACCGCGCTTATCCCTCACAGTTCTGGGTGCTGTGGGTGGGCACACTGATCAACCGCCTGGGCGAGTTCGTGGTGCCCCTGCTGGGCTTTTACCTCGTGTCGGCGCTGGACATGAGCACCGTTCAGGTCAGTCTGGTCCTGGGTGTCCTGGGCGTGGGGCGCTTCGTGGCGGAGGGACTGGGAGGCACGCTCAGCGACCGGCTGGGCACCGGCGCGACCATGATTCTGGCCCTGAGTGGCGGCGCGGTGATGCTGCTGGGCCTCTCGACCGCCACCAGCTTTCCGGGTGTCCTGCTGGGGACGCTGCTGTTCTCGCTGTTCACGGCGCTGTACAAGCCGGCCGCCAGCAGCGCCGTGGCCGAACTCACGTCGGGCGCCCAGCGCACGCGGGCCTACAACCTGCTGTACTGGGCCATCAACGTCGGGGCGTCGGTCGCTCCGGCGCTGGGCGGCTGGCTCTCGGGCATATCCTTCCGGCTGCTGTTCTACCTGGACGCGGCCACCATGGCTGTATACGCCCTGCTGCTGGGACTGGCGCACCGCAAGACCAGGCGGCCGGCCAGAAGCAGGGAACACAAAGCAACCCTGTTGCCGCGCGATCCGCTGCTGTGGAGTTTCTGCCTGGCCTCGCTGCTGTTCGGGATGACCTACCAGAGCTACAAGCTGCTGGCGCTGGTGTTCGCGCAGCAGGGGTTCAGTGCCGTTCAGTACGGGCAGGCCCTGTCGGTCAACGGCCTGATCGTTGTGCTGCTGGGCCTGCCTTTGGGGCACGCGATTTCGCTGAGCAACCATCCGCGCTGGCAGGCGGCCGGTGCCCTGCTGCTGGGGGCCGGGTTCCTGATCCACGCCTTTGCCCAGACCTTTGGGGTGCATCTGGCCGCCATCTTCGTCTGGTCCCTGGGAGAGGTCGTGGCCTACAGCATCAGCAAAAGCATCATTGCCGAACTGGGCCCGCCCGAGCAGCGCGGCAGCTACATCGGGCTGGTGGGGAGCATGGCCGGTCTGGCGACCCTGCTGGCGCCGCTGCTGGGTGGGGTGATCCTGGCCCGCTTCGGCGCCGGACCGCTCTGGATCAGCGTGGCTGGCCTGGCCTTTCTGGCCGCGCTGATGTACTGGCGCCTCGAACCGGCCGTGACCCGCCGGCGCACCCGGGCTGCCCCAGCCTGAACTGGGCCCTCAACTGGGCACTGTCCCTGGGTCCCGGCCAGCCTCTAGACTTCCGGGGATGACGGCCAAGTCCCTTTCTTCTGCCCTGCCCTACCGGATCGGGTACGGTGAGGACGCCCACCGCCTGGCGCCCGGCCTTCCACTGATCCTGGGCGGGGTCCCCATTCCGAACGCCGAAAAAGGCGCCGTGGCCCACAGCGATGGAGACGCTGTGCTGCACGCCGTGGCAGACGCGCTGCTCTCGGGACTGGCCCTGGGCGATATCGGGCACTATTTTCCCGATACGGCCACCGAGTACAGGGAAATGGACTCGCGCATCATCCTCGACCGGGCCCTGGTGCTGGTCCGGGCACGCAGCTACGCGCCGGTGAACGTGGCGCTGGTCGTGACCCTGGACCGCCCCAAGCTGGGGCCGCTGCGCAGTGATATCGCCCGGACGGTGGCCGGGCTGCTGGACCTGCCGGCCTCGGAGGTCGGGGTGAGCTTCAAGACCTCCGAGGGGCTGGCGCCCGACCACGTGCAGACCCGCGTGACAGTCCTGCTGGGGCGCACCGGTGACTGAGACAGGGGGGAGTGGGGCCGCCGCTCCCGGACCGATGCTGCATCTGGTCCTGTTTGAGCCCGAGAAGGCCGGCAACGTGGGCAACGTGGCGCGCACCTGCTCGGTCCTGGGCGCTGAGTTGCATCTGATCCGCCCCTTTGGGTTCCGCTTGCATGACCGCGAGTTCCGCCGCGCTGTCATGGACTACCTGGAAGGTGTCACGCTGCACGAGCATGCCAGCTGGACGGCGTTTCAGACCAGCCTGAGGGCCGAGGCCCGCGTGTTCGCCTTTTCCACCCACGCCAGCGACCTCTACACCCGGGCCGGCTTTCAACGGGGCGACTACCTGCTGTTTGGCCCGGAGTCACGCGGGCTGCCGGTCTGGCTGCGCGACGCCCTGCCGAAGCTGAAGTTGCCTCAGCCGGGTGGAGGCCGCAGCCTGAATCTGGCGGTTGCGGCTGGCGTGGCGGCGTTCGAGGCCGGGCGCCAGATCGAAGGCTGGTAGGCCCGGGGGTGGATCACGGAAACACGGGGCCGACCGGCTGTCAGGGCCATGTGACGCCGCTTGCCATATCGTGTGGTCCGAACGCTATGGCCACCCACACTCACCCGCCAGGGATGCTGCCATGACCGACAAGAATGGGTCTGCGGTTAACAACCCGGTTGAAAGGAACGGAAACTTCTACCGCCTGCTGATCGAGCACAGCACGGACCTGATCACCCTGCTGGGTGAGCATGGACAGGTGCTGTACTCCAGCCCGTCGATCCATGCCCACTTGGGATACGGCGGCGCGCCCGGTCGTGAGGTGCCTGGACATGTCCGGGATCTGGTGCACTCGGCAGACTGGCCTGCCGTGGAACAGCAGGTCCAGCAGACCCCGCCCGATGGCCGCTCGGACCTGCTGCCCTACCGGGTACGGCACCTGAACGGTCACTGGCAGTGGCTGGAGGGCACGGTTGTCAATCTGCTGCACCACCCGGACGTGGGTGCGTATCTTCTGGCGGTAAGGGACGTCACGGAAGCGGTGCGCATTCAGGCAGAGCTGCGGGCACGGACGCAGGAACGCGCCGATCTCCTGGAGAGCATCACTGACGCCTTCTATGTCCTGGACCGCGACTGGCGCTTCGTGTATGTGAATGCCCAGGCGCAACACCTGCTGGGGAAATCCGCAGACGAGCTGATCGGACAGGTGAAGTGGGACGTCTTTCCGGAGTCCACCAACAATCTGGTGGGCACGCAGTACCGCGAGGCCGTGCGCAGCGGGCTTCCCCAGAAGTTCGAGGTGTACTACGAACCCCTGGAGCTGTGGGCGGAAGCGCATCTGTACCCCTCTGCGCGCGGCCTGTCAGTGACGTTCCAGGACATTGGCGCGCGCAAGGCGGCGGAGCGCGCCGAGCAGCAGCGCAGCCGCATTCTGGAACTGACCTTGCAGGGCACCCCCCTGGAGCAGCTTCTGCATGAAGTCGCCGTGCTGGTCGAGCAGCAGCGCCCCGGGGTGCTGTGCTCCGTGCTGCTGAGGCAGGGCGATCGGCTGTTCACGGCGGCGGCACCCTCCTTGCCGGACACCTACAGCCGCGCGATTGACGGGCTTCAGATCGGTGCCGGGCAGGGCGCCTGCGGTACGGCGGCCTTCACACGTCAGGCGGTCGTTGCGCATGACATCAACGACGATCCGCGCTGCGCGCCTTACCTGGGGATCCTGCAGTTGCACGGCCTGCGCAGCTGTGTGTCCCTGCCGGTCCTGGATGAGCAGGGACATGTGCTCGGCACCCTTGCCCTGTACGAACGCAGCGTGGCCAGCGGAGCCACCGGGCACCTGGACACGCTGTTCCACGCCCGCGATCTGGCTGCTCTGGCGATCAAGCACCATCAGCTGACAGCGCAGCTTCGCCACCAGGCGCATCACGACGCCCTCACAGGCCTGCCGAACCGGACCCTGTTTACCGAGCGGCTCGCCGACGCGCTGGGTCAGTCGGAACGCGCCCGGTCCTCCACGGCGCTGCTGTTCGTGGATCTCGACGATTTCAAGGGCGTGAACGATACGGTCGGACATCACATCGGCGACCAGGTGCTGCAGGCGGTTGCCGGGCGTCTGCAGGCCTGTGCCCGGCGCGGTGACGTGGTCGCCCGCGTGGGCGGTGATGAGTTCACCCTGGTTCTGCCGTTCGCGGAGGAAGCGCATGCCACCGCAGTCGCGCAGCGCATTCTGAACGAGCTGGCCCGTCCGTTCGAGGTCCAGGGACGCTCCTTCCATCTAGGAGCATCCATCGGGATCAGCGTCTCCCCGCATGGTGGGCACGACGGCGATACCCTGCACCGGCATGCAGACCTGGCCATGTACCGCGCCAAGGACCAGAAAAGCGGTATTGCCGTGTTCGAAGCGGCCATGAATCAGCAGGCGCAGCTTCGCCTGCAGCTCGCCACGGACCTGCGGCTGGCGCTGGAGGCCCCCCATACGCAACTGGAGCTGCATTACCAGCCGCAGGTGCGCCTGGAAGACGGGCAGGTGGTCGGCGCCGAGGCACTGGTGCGCTGGCGACACCCACATCTGGGTCTGGTGCCCCCGGGGCAGTTCATTCCAGTGGCAGAGAGCACCGGCCTGATCGTGCCGCTGGGCATATGGGTGTTGAACGAGGCGTGCCGGCAGGCAGCCGACTGGGCAGCACA carries:
- a CDS encoding IMPACT family protein — translated: MSELPRPFTTLAGPHRHDAVIENSEFLTFAERADTPEQAVAQLAALRARYPDATHHCWAYRIGAAYRFNDDGEPGGTAGAPILKAIEGQGVDHVMVVVVRFYGGVKLGTGGLVRAYGGGAAECLRTAAKFEVRPRQALRVSVGFDHLSTLYHQLGLFDTVRGEEDYTAQGVTLPVELFPEDVQAFTQALRDATRGAAEVAEVSPA
- a CDS encoding MFS transporter, with translation MQLSMANLSAVYRAYPSQFWVLWVGTLINRLGEFVVPLLGFYLVSALDMSTVQVSLVLGVLGVGRFVAEGLGGTLSDRLGTGATMILALSGGAVMLLGLSTATSFPGVLLGTLLFSLFTALYKPAASSAVAELTSGAQRTRAYNLLYWAINVGASVAPALGGWLSGISFRLLFYLDAATMAVYALLLGLAHRKTRRPARSREHKATLLPRDPLLWSFCLASLLFGMTYQSYKLLALVFAQQGFSAVQYGQALSVNGLIVVLLGLPLGHAISLSNHPRWQAAGALLLGAGFLIHAFAQTFGVHLAAIFVWSLGEVVAYSISKSIIAELGPPEQRGSYIGLVGSMAGLATLLAPLLGGVILARFGAGPLWISVAGLAFLAALMYWRLEPAVTRRRTRAAPA
- the ispF gene encoding 2-C-methyl-D-erythritol 2,4-cyclodiphosphate synthase, translated to MTAKSLSSALPYRIGYGEDAHRLAPGLPLILGGVPIPNAEKGAVAHSDGDAVLHAVADALLSGLALGDIGHYFPDTATEYREMDSRIILDRALVLVRARSYAPVNVALVVTLDRPKLGPLRSDIARTVAGLLDLPASEVGVSFKTSEGLAPDHVQTRVTVLLGRTGD
- a CDS encoding tRNA (cytidine(34)-2'-O)-methyltransferase — its product is MLHLVLFEPEKAGNVGNVARTCSVLGAELHLIRPFGFRLHDREFRRAVMDYLEGVTLHEHASWTAFQTSLRAEARVFAFSTHASDLYTRAGFQRGDYLLFGPESRGLPVWLRDALPKLKLPQPGGGRSLNLAVAAGVAAFEAGRQIEGW
- a CDS encoding sensor domain-containing protein, which codes for MTDKNGSAVNNPVERNGNFYRLLIEHSTDLITLLGEHGQVLYSSPSIHAHLGYGGAPGREVPGHVRDLVHSADWPAVEQQVQQTPPDGRSDLLPYRVRHLNGHWQWLEGTVVNLLHHPDVGAYLLAVRDVTEAVRIQAELRARTQERADLLESITDAFYVLDRDWRFVYVNAQAQHLLGKSADELIGQVKWDVFPESTNNLVGTQYREAVRSGLPQKFEVYYEPLELWAEAHLYPSARGLSVTFQDIGARKAAERAEQQRSRILELTLQGTPLEQLLHEVAVLVEQQRPGVLCSVLLRQGDRLFTAAAPSLPDTYSRAIDGLQIGAGQGACGTAAFTRQAVVAHDINDDPRCAPYLGILQLHGLRSCVSLPVLDEQGHVLGTLALYERSVASGATGHLDTLFHARDLAALAIKHHQLTAQLRHQAHHDALTGLPNRTLFTERLADALGQSERARSSTALLFVDLDDFKGVNDTVGHHIGDQVLQAVAGRLQACARRGDVVARVGGDEFTLVLPFAEEAHATAVAQRILNELARPFEVQGRSFHLGASIGISVSPHGGHDGDTLHRHADLAMYRAKDQKSGIAVFEAAMNQQAQLRLQLATDLRLALEAPHTQLELHYQPQVRLEDGQVVGAEALVRWRHPHLGLVPPGQFIPVAESTGLIVPLGIWVLNEACRQAADWAAHGHSGLRVAVNVSALQFARPDFVDTVSATLHATGLPADQLEVELTESAVMQDVHGAVERMERLRALGVSVAVDDFGTGYSSLSYLQRLPLNVLKIDRAFVQGLEVNTTSRSVVQAILGLAQHLNLNCVAEGVETPEEREALRAIGCRYAQGFHFARPLPAPALLELLSRTGHLL